CTCGACGTCGCGCTCGGCGCCGAAGATGGAGGCCACCACGCCGGGGATCTTCGCCGGGAAGGACAGCAGTCCCTCGACGGTGGCGTCGAGCAGCTGGCCGGTGAAGGTGGCTGTGGCGCCGACGGCCTCGACGGGGCCGAACTGCTTGACGGCGTCGACGATGGGCGCGTTGGTCACACCGATCGCCCCAGCCTGGATCTCCTGGCCCTGGGCGTTGAGGCGGGTGACGGAGGCGACGGTGACGTCGACCTCGGAGGTCGCGCCGTCGCGTTCGACGGTGAGGGTGAGGGTGTCGCCGGGGCGTTCGAGGACGGCGTCGCGAAGCGCGTAGAAGTCGCTGAGCTCCTCCCCGTCGATGGCGAGGATGCGGTCGCCCACCTCGATGCCGGCCTCCCCGGCGGGGCCGGTGCCGGTGCAGTCCGCCAGCGTCTCCGCGTCGACCTGGTCGGACACGCACGCGACCTGCCCAACCGTCGGCGTGGTGTCGGCGTAGGGGTTGGGGATACCGCTGGTCACGGCCACGCCGTAGAGGATGAGGAAACCGACGATGAGGTTCATCGCCACCCCGCCCGAGAGCACGATGACCCGCTGCCACCACGGCTTGTTCACCATCGCGTGCGGCGCCTCATCGTGGGTGACGGGATCCTGCGCGGTCATGCCGGCGATGTCGCAGAAACCACCGAACGGCAGCGCGGCGATGCCGTACTGCGTGTGCCCGCGCCGCACCGACCACACCGTCGGCCCGAAGCCGATGAAGTACCGGCGCACCCGCATGCCGAAGGCACGCGCGGTGAACATGTGGCCCGCCTCGTGCAGCGCGATGGTCACCGCGATGCCGAGGGCGAACAGGAACACGCCGAGCAGGTAGGCGGCCACGGATCTCCTCTACTTAACTGAGCTTGTCGACGACCGCGTTGGCCCGCATGCGTGCCTCCCGCTCCACTGCGAGGATGTCGTCGACGCTTGAGGGTACACCGGCGAACTGGTCCGCCCCCGCCAGCACCTCGGCGACGGTGTCGACGATCTGCGGGAAACGGATCCGACCCTGCAGGAACGCGGCCGCCGCCTCCTCGTTCGCCGCGTTGTACACCGCCGGATGGGTGCCACGACGCGTGGCGACCTCCCTCGCCAGCTGCACCGCCGGGAACGCCGCATCATCCAGCGGCTCAAACCGCCAGTCATGCGCCCGGGTGAAATCCAACGCCGGCTGGGCCCCGGGCACCCGGTGCGGCCAGTCGAGCGCCAGGGCGATCGGCAACTTCATCGACGGCGGCGACGCCTGCGCGATCGTGCCACCGTCGAGGAAGGTGACCATGGAGTGGATGATCGACTGCGGATGCACGGTGACGTCGATGCGCTCGGCCGGGATGTCGAACAGCAGGGTCGCCTCGATGAGCTCGAGCCCCTTGTTCACCATCGTCGCCGAGTTCAGCGTGTTCATCTGCCCCATCGACCACGTCGGATGCGCCGCCGCCTGCTCCGGCGTCACATCCCACATCTGCTCCCGCGTCCACCCGCGGAACGGCCCACCACTGGCAGTGAGCACCAGTCGCGCGACCTCCTCCGCCGTCCCCGAATGCAGACACTGCGCCATCGCCGAATGCTCCAGAATCCACCGGCACGATCTGTCCCGGGGCCGCCAAGGCCGTGACCAGGTCACCGCCCGCCACCAGCGACTCCTTGTTCGCCAGTGCCAGCGTCCGCCCACTGGTGATCGTCGCCAGGGTGGCCGCCAGACCCAGCGAACCGACCAACGCATTGAGGACAGTGTCCGCGTCGCGGGAGTCGACGAGCTTCTCCGCCGCATCCGGGCCCGCGATGACCGGCCCACCCAGCTGGCGGCCCACCGTGTCCGCGGCACCGGTGTCGGCGACCGCCACCTGCCCAGGGGACAGCCCCAGGCGGCGCGCCTGATTGATGATGAGGTCCGGATCCGACCCGCCCGCCGCGATCCCCACCACCACGAAGCGGTCGGGATTGTCGGCAATGACCTCGAGGGCCTGCGTGCCGATCGAGCCGGTCGAACCGAGAATGAGGATGCGTTTGGGTGAAGTCACACCACCTATTGTTTCACCCCGCGGGGGCAACCGGCGCGCATGGCCCGGATCACTGTCACGAGGTGGGGGTGTTTTCTCGCGGTGGGGGTCACGATGTGCAAAGATGAGGGGCAAGTAACTGACGGATGTTCAACGTGCAGGCCACCCCCGCGGTGGCTTGACCACGTTTTGCGAGAAGGAGAAGAACGTGGCTGCTTCCCACGAGATCGTGCCTGAGGTCCACAAGGGGACCTCCACCCTGGATGTGCCCTCCGCGGCCATCGGCTGGAGCGAGCTCTCCCGCACCACCGTCCAGGTGTCCGGCTGGGTGTCCGTGCTGATCCTGCTGGGCTACAACTTCGGTAACCACACCGGCCACGTCGAGACCATCTGGCTGCTCGTCATCGCCGCCCTCATCGCGGTCGGCCTGCTCATCCACCTCTTCGAGCCCAACGGCTCCCAGGTCCGCACCGTCACCGCCCGCAACAAGCCGGTCGGCCACGTCGAGCCCGACTGGGTCTACAACCAGAAGACCCTCTCCGGCACCTACGCCACCCTCACCGACTCCCAGCTGCGGTCCATGAACATCGACCCGGCCCGCGTCTCCCACCTGCGCGAGATCCCGGCCACCTCCCCCGCCGCGAACAACACCGACGCATACATCGGCTCCGGTTCCACCGCCTCCCGCGAGCTGGAGACCGAGACCCGCTAGGTCCGGTCACACACCGAACAACCGCCCTCCCGGCTACCCGGGACGGGCGGTTCTTTGTTCTCGCGGTCAGGCGCATGAGTGGCACTGGCGTCTGACACCGGCGTCCGAAACCGGGTGATGTGCCCCCTGGTGTCAGACGTTGGTGCTGATTCTTAGGATCCGGACAGGCCCGCAGCACTGGCGTCTGACACCGGCGTCCGAAGCCGGGTGATGTGCCCCCTGGTGTCAGACGTTGGTGCTGATTCGCAGACACCAAGTAGGCACAGTGGCAGTTGCGTCTGACACTGGAGGCGAAAACACGCGAAACCGAGCCCGGTGTCAGACGTCAGTGCTGATTCTGGGCGACCCG
Above is a window of Corynebacterium suedekumii DNA encoding:
- a CDS encoding DUF2631 domain-containing protein, producing the protein MAASHEIVPEVHKGTSTLDVPSAAIGWSELSRTTVQVSGWVSVLILLGYNFGNHTGHVETIWLLVIAALIAVGLLIHLFEPNGSQVRTVTARNKPVGHVEPDWVYNQKTLSGTYATLTDSQLRSMNIDPARVSHLREIPATSPAANNTDAYIGSGSTASRELETETR
- a CDS encoding M50 family metallopeptidase produces the protein MAAYLLGVFLFALGIAVTIALHEAGHMFTARAFGMRVRRYFIGFGPTVWSVRRGHTQYGIAALPFGGFCDIAGMTAQDPVTHDEAPHAMVNKPWWQRVIVLSGGVAMNLIVGFLILYGVAVTSGIPNPYADTTPTVGQVACVSDQVDAETLADCTGTGPAGEAGIEVGDRILAIDGEELSDFYALRDAVLERPGDTLTLTVERDGATSEVDVTVASVTRLNAQGQEIQAGAIGVTNAPIVDAVKQFGPVEAVGATATFTGQLLDATVEGLLSFPAKIPGVVASIFGAERDVEGPMSVVGASRVGGELVERSLWDMFWMMLASLNFFLALFNLVPLPPLDGGHIAVVLYEKVRDFFRRLRGLGPGGPANYEKLMPVTYAMAAVLLTVGMIVIVADVVNPVRLFG